In Aliidongia dinghuensis, the following proteins share a genomic window:
- a CDS encoding ATP-dependent helicase, whose product MISFRIHGCAASIPRLFGPTNSSRRFIRDVLVNQCVSHFELHRPGLANKTGIMSPDPVTLATPPIAPASHLDELNTEQRRAAEHDVGDQECGPLLVIAGAGSGKTKTIVHRVVHLIETGVDPRRILLLTFSRRAAAEIAKRVEQISARLMGQQSIVVADALAGSGTFHSVAARLLREFAEEIGLDPNFTIHDREDSADLMNMVRHELGYDRTEVRFPSKSSCLAIYSRVVNAEADLRDVLAKASPQYLGWVDELPKLFAAYVDAKQRQGVLDYDDLLLYWARMVDDPSFAAAIADRYDHILVDEYQDTNRLQASILLALKPDGCGLAVVGDDAQAIYGFRSATVRNILDFPKAFSPPATIVTLERNYRSTQPILAAANAVIGFATERFTKNLRTERQSGDLPQLVTVPDEASQAQYVADKILEAREDGLPLISQAVLFRTAHHSGPLEVELTRRNVPFRKFGGLKFLDAAHIRDVLAVLRWAENPRDRLAGFRALQLMRGVGPKVAAAVLDFTGGFNGLAALDGFEPPSRAAEDWNGFAELVDRLSDTGTGWPTDIELVRHWYEPHLERLHEDAQARLADLMQLEQIAAGFESRQRFLTELTLDPPDAVSDEAGVPRRDDDYVVLSTIHSAKGQEFKSVFVLNTVDGCIPSDLGVGSADDIEEERRLLYVAMTRAMDHLHLVMPHRFYVAQQTRHGDRHLYASRTRFIPPSILPLFESIVWVPARAGEDAPKPRPANRLDLGAKMRGMWGGT is encoded by the coding sequence GTGATTTCCTTCAGAATACATGGTTGCGCCGCATCCATCCCTAGACTATTCGGGCCAACAAACTCATCCAGACGATTTATCCGAGACGTTCTCGTCAATCAATGCGTTTCTCATTTTGAGCTGCACCGTCCAGGGCTTGCGAACAAAACCGGAATCATGTCACCTGATCCGGTGACCCTAGCCACTCCGCCCATCGCCCCCGCCTCCCACCTCGACGAGCTCAATACCGAGCAACGCCGGGCGGCGGAGCATGACGTCGGCGACCAGGAATGCGGCCCGCTGCTCGTCATCGCCGGTGCAGGGTCCGGCAAGACGAAGACCATCGTCCACCGCGTCGTCCACCTGATCGAGACCGGCGTCGATCCCCGGCGCATCCTGCTGCTGACCTTCTCGCGCCGCGCGGCCGCCGAGATTGCCAAACGCGTCGAGCAGATCTCGGCCCGTCTAATGGGCCAGCAGTCGATCGTCGTGGCCGACGCGCTCGCTGGGTCGGGCACCTTCCATTCCGTGGCGGCCCGTTTGCTGCGCGAGTTCGCTGAGGAGATCGGCCTCGATCCGAATTTCACGATCCACGATCGCGAGGATTCGGCCGACCTGATGAACATGGTCCGTCACGAACTCGGCTACGATCGGACCGAAGTGCGCTTCCCCTCCAAGAGCAGCTGCCTCGCCATCTATTCGCGGGTGGTCAACGCCGAGGCCGACCTTCGGGATGTCCTGGCGAAGGCGTCGCCCCAGTACCTCGGCTGGGTCGACGAGCTGCCGAAGCTGTTCGCCGCCTACGTCGACGCCAAGCAACGCCAGGGCGTTCTCGACTACGACGACCTGCTGCTCTACTGGGCGCGCATGGTCGACGATCCCTCCTTCGCTGCGGCGATCGCCGACCGCTACGACCACATCCTGGTCGACGAGTACCAGGACACGAATCGGCTCCAGGCATCGATCCTGCTCGCACTCAAACCCGACGGCTGCGGCCTGGCCGTCGTCGGCGACGACGCGCAGGCGATCTACGGCTTCCGGTCGGCCACGGTCAGGAACATCCTCGATTTCCCGAAAGCCTTCTCGCCACCGGCGACGATCGTGACCCTCGAGCGGAACTACCGGTCGACCCAGCCGATCTTGGCGGCCGCAAACGCTGTCATCGGGTTCGCCACCGAGCGGTTCACGAAGAACCTGCGGACAGAACGCCAGTCCGGCGACCTGCCACAGCTCGTCACCGTGCCGGACGAGGCCAGCCAGGCGCAGTACGTGGCCGACAAGATCCTCGAGGCGCGTGAAGACGGGTTGCCACTGATTTCGCAGGCAGTGCTGTTCCGGACAGCCCACCACAGCGGCCCACTCGAGGTCGAGCTCACTCGCCGGAATGTCCCCTTCCGCAAATTTGGCGGCCTCAAATTTTTGGATGCCGCCCACATCCGCGACGTGCTCGCCGTCCTTCGCTGGGCCGAGAACCCACGAGATCGCCTGGCCGGTTTCCGCGCGCTCCAGCTGATGCGCGGCGTTGGTCCGAAGGTCGCGGCGGCCGTGCTCGACTTCACCGGCGGCTTCAACGGGCTCGCGGCCCTGGACGGCTTCGAGCCGCCATCGCGCGCCGCCGAGGATTGGAACGGCTTCGCCGAGCTCGTTGACCGCCTGAGCGATACCGGCACCGGTTGGCCGACCGACATCGAACTCGTCCGGCATTGGTACGAGCCGCATCTGGAGCGCTTGCACGAGGACGCGCAGGCCAGGCTCGCCGATCTGATGCAGCTCGAGCAGATCGCCGCCGGTTTCGAGTCGCGCCAGCGATTTTTGACGGAACTCACGCTTGACCCACCGGACGCGGTGAGCGATGAGGCCGGGGTGCCGCGACGGGACGACGATTACGTCGTGCTCTCGACTATCCATTCGGCCAAGGGGCAAGAATTCAAATCTGTGTTCGTCCTCAACACCGTCGACGGCTGCATCCCGTCCGATCTCGGGGTTGGCAGTGCCGACGACATCGAGGAGGAGCGCCGTCTGCTCTACGTCGCCATGACGAGGGCGATGGATCACCTTCATCTGGTGATGCCGCATCGGTTCTACGTGGCTCAGCAAACGCGCCACGGCGACCGACATCTCTATGCGTCGCGCACCCGTTTCATCCCGCCGTCGATCTTGCCGTTGTTCGAAAGCATAGTTTGGGTACCGGCTCGTGCGGGAGAAGACGCGCCGAAGCCGCGCCCGGCAAATCGGCTCGATCTCGGCGCGAAGATGAGGGGCATGTGGGGCGGGACTTGA